The following are from one region of the Streptomyces tuirus genome:
- a CDS encoding VOC family protein: MITALDHVQLAAPPGSEERLRAYYVGVLGMIEVRKPPELARRGGCWFRAGAVRLHLGIEEGFRAARKAHPGLRVTGIDAYAARLESGGVAVAWDSALPGHKRFYALDPVGNRLEFLEPL, from the coding sequence ATGATCACCGCCCTCGACCACGTCCAGCTCGCCGCCCCGCCCGGCAGCGAGGAGCGGCTGCGGGCGTACTACGTCGGCGTCCTCGGCATGATCGAGGTGCGCAAACCGCCCGAGCTCGCCCGGCGGGGCGGGTGCTGGTTCCGGGCCGGGGCGGTGCGGCTGCACCTGGGGATCGAGGAGGGCTTCCGGGCGGCGCGCAAGGCCCACCCCGGACTGCGGGTGACGGGCATCGACGCCTACGCCGCCCGGCTGGAGTCCGGCGGTGTGGCCGTCGCCTGGGACTCCGCCCTGCCCGGGCACAAGCGGTTCTACGCGCTGGACCCGGTCGGCAACCGCCTGGAGTTCCTCGAACCCCTCTGA